CAACAATAATACAAATTTTGACGTACATAAAAATGTGCATCATATTACTACAAGTCAAAGAACAATGTGTCGAGAAACTGGTACCTCATCTAATATTCTCAGTTTACAATCCAGTGAGGATAAAGGTGACATTTTTTTCACTGTAATTGACTCATATttatctaaatttaatttatatcgGTTTAATGACGAAAATTTTCTATATATTTCTCATTACTCATTCATAAGGAAGCAACTATCTATGCATGGTATACACTGTGCCTCGCATGAAATTTTTGGACAGGAAAATACTCCTCCTAATTATGTAAGACCTTCTACATCAGATATAAGATCTAAATCTTTAACTCTACAGACAGATCCCTCATTGACAAGAACTACACTATCCGTGTTAACAAATAGTACGTATAATTATTGATTGCCAAATGATTCATACACCAATATTTAACAAAAAGTATACTTCATCGAAAATCATTTATATAACATAGATTTATTACAATTCTAGCATACTCCAGTGTACAAGGACCCACCAATAATCTAACTGAAGTCGTTCCACAAAATCAACTTTCATCACACTCCGGTTCCCACCGATCGTGCCTAACAGAAAGGTAATTTAGAAAAGATAATCAtcattattatattcttttttttcctatagtttctatgttttatttgaataaaattgaaCTTTTTTGTAAAGAAGTTCTACTATGATTGGGGTGCAAAAAGGACAATCTTCCTCTGTTGTTGCTTCGGTGGCTATTAATTTAGCACAACTTTATGAAGATGTAAATTTATCTACTGTTAAGACGCATCCACCAAGCGCTGTCACACACAGTGGCCAATGTGTTGACCCTTTTGTTGATGATGAAGGTAATTTCTCATTATATCAAGAATTTAAGTTTGTAGTTTGCAAGAGATATGAATAATTAGTAATACATCAAAGTGATTATGTTtgcattttttataattttttttactgtaGTTTTGAATGGTTATGATGATTCAATGTTGGATGTGGATATGGAAGATAATTTTATACCGTCCTCAGAAACCTTAGACAGTATGTAAAATTTTTATCTGTATGTTTATTTGTATCTTTGTGTACATCATGGACTAAATTGTATCGGTATGACAACTGAGTAGCTAAAGAGAGTTCATTCGGCAGATGTCTGGGATATAGGAAATCCTATTTATCAATGTCAACACTGTAAAGCATGGATGTGGTCTGAAGAAAGGCTTGCTAAATCCAAACAGTCGCCCCAACCAAAGTTTTCATTATGTTGTATGGAAGGAAAGATCGAGCTTCCTCTACTTTCTGTGCCTCCTAATAAGCTCATTCAGCTTCATACTGGAGGAGATCAAAAAAGTATtcattttctaaaaaatataaggacatttaattcaatattttattttacatcAATGGCTGGAAAAATTGACCGTGGGGTGAACAATGGGACTGCTCCTCCAATTTTTAAGCTTGGGGGTCAAAACTACCATAGGATTGGTAGCTTACTTCCTCCTGATAGTTTGCGACCAACATTTGCCCAGCTATATATCTATGACACAGAGAATGAGATTGCTAATCGAATAGGCACACTTCGGTAATTTTCATGCAACCAGtcaaattttttagttattttttatctgtgagagaaaataacataaatattattgttttttttcgCAGTTCCAATGAAGCTATAAATGAGCGGGATAGGAAAATTGTGGCAATATTAAGAAGCATGCTAGACAGATATAATAGTTTGGCAAAGAGTTTTCGCTATGCAAGAGATAGATACCAACAGGAAAATTGCACAAACATAAAGCTTAAGTTGATTAgtaaaaggactacagatggcaggacatacaacttgccatctGCATCTGAAGTGGCTGCATTGATTGTTAGCGATGTCGAACAACTTagcaaagatagagatattaTTATAGAGAGTCAATCTAGAAAGCTCCAGCGGATTGATGTTTTTCATCCATCTTATTTAGCCTTGCAATATCCATTGTTGTTTCCGTATGGGGAGGATGGATTTCGTTTGGGTATTGCAACATCAGATTCTATCTCCGCTAGACttacaaagaaaaacaaaacaatcaCTTTGCGACAATTCTTTGCTTTTCGACTACAGAAAAGGACGGGTGAATCTCCGTTAATTCTGAGATCAAAGAGATTATTCCAACAGTTTTTGGTAGATGCCTACACAATGGTGGAATCAGAGaggttaaaattttttaggtGTAAACAACCACAGTTGAGGGTTGATAAATACAAATGTCTGCATGAAAGTCTTATAAACGGGGATGTAGATGTTGCAAGGCTTGGCAAAAGAATCATTCTTCCCAGTACTTTTACCGGTGGACCTAGgtatatgataaataattgtaaaGATGCATTTGCAATTTGCAGATATGCAGGATATCCTAGCTATTTTATCACCATGACCTGTAACCCTGAATGGGATGAGATAATAAGAGAAGTGACTTCCATTGGATTGAAGGCAGAAGACCGTCCTGATATATTGTGTCGAATTTTCAAGATCAAGCTTGATGGTTTGATAGATGACCTCAAAGAGGGAAAAATTTTTGGCAAAATTTTGGGATGTAAGTCTGTGTTTATGCAATGCTTTATTAAAATCCTATGTTGTAATGCTTTGCTCATTtgtctttttcaattttcagaCGTTTGCACTGTAGAGTTTCAAAAGAGAGGGCTTCCGCATGCACATATCCTTTTATTCATGAGTAACGAGTTCAAGCCACAAACACTAGATGACATAGAAAAACATATAACAGCTGAGATTCCTGATGAAAATGAAAGGCCAAATCTATATAGAGCTGTTCAAAATTACATGGTACATGGTCCATGTGGTCCGTACAACAAGAATTCACCTTGCATGAAGAATGGATCATGTTCAAAGTTCTATCCTAAAGAGTTTAGACAGCGAACACTCATTGATGAGGCCGGATTTCCCAAATATAGGCGTACTGATAACGGTCGAACAGTGAAAAAAAGGGAATGTGTACTAGACAATAAGTTCATTGTTCCGTATAATCCAGAATTGTTGCTCAAGTTCGGGTGCTACATAAATGTGGAATACACATGCCAAACAAGTTCTATTAAGTATCTGTTTAAGTATGTACACAAGGGTAATGACTACGTAACAGCTACTCTATACAATGCTGGTGATCCGTCAGAAGCCACACAAGTTGTTGACAAAATTAGGAATTACTACGATTGTAGGTATATTTCGGAATGTGAGGCAGTCTGGCGTCTATTTGGATACGAAATCCAAGAGAAAGAACCATTTATGATTAGACTTCCATTCCATTTGGAGGATGAGCAACCTGTGGTTTATGGTGAAACTTCTAATGTGAATGATATCGTCGAAAGAGCAATATCTCATAAGTCCATGTTTTTGGGATGGATGGCAGCGAACATGTCATATCCTTATGCTCGAAGTCTGACTTATGCTGAGTTTCCAACCAAGTTTGTTTGGAAGAACGATTCTTCAAAGTGGTTTCCTAGAAAGAAAGGCTTCGCAATTGGAAGGTTGACTCATGTACCTGTAGATAATGACGAGTTTACATTCAATTTTGATCTTACTTATTTAaggatttaaatttaaaatcttaacAGCCTGTACCCCATGTCCATTTTATTCAATTTATCTACATTAGAAAATAAATGTTCAAATAAATTTCAACAGTTATAATTTGTAGATTATacgattttttatttttctatattttttagaaaaattattctTATGCGGATATGAAgctacataataattaaaatagcGTAGCTTAATCCATTTAACAACTTAAAAGTGGGATTTTAACTAAGTTTTTTTTGCAGCAAATACCGAAGAATATTACCAACGACTTCTCTTGAATACTCAAAAAGGATGTACGAGTTTTCGAGATATAAGAACAGTAGGAGGAACAATTTATGCTACGTATAGAGATGCATGCTTCGCCCTTGGACTCTTGCAAGATGACAAAGAATTCATTGATGCAATTAAGGAAGCAAGCTCATGGGCCTCAGGATCATATGTTAGGAGGTTATTTGTCATTCTATTAACATCCAACAATATCTCAAGACCAGAACATGTTTGGGATAGATGTTGGCATGAACTCTCAGATGATATTTTGTATCGACAGAGAGCCGTGATGAACATGAGCGGTGAGTTTCTATTAATTATAATGATAAAAGTTCTTCCTTATTGATCATTTttagtttgattgaatttttaTGGTATCGTATAATATGCAGAGTTAACAATGTCAGATGATGAGATTAAGCAGTTGTGCTTAATGGATATAGACAAGATCTTATATTCCTATGGTAAAACCTTGAAAGACTATCCTCTTATGCCTTTAGCAACTGAAGTTGATAATTCTTTGTTAACCAAAAGGGTTATAAGGGAAAAGCTAAACTTTAACAGGGATGATTTAAAGAAAAATGCCTCAGACATGTTAGCCATCGCAACACCTGAGCAGAGATATGCATTCGATAAAATTGTTACAGCTGTGTATTGTGATGAAGGGGGTTTTTTCTTTGTGTATGGTCATGGAGGTACTGGAAAAACATTTCTCTGGAACCTTATGTCTGCTGAGATTCACTCAAGGGGTGATATAGTGTTAAACGTTGCTTCGAGTGGTATTGCATCTTTACTTCTTCCCAATGGAAGAACAACACACTCAAGGTTCAAAATACCGCTGAATATAACTGAGGATTCTGTATGTAACATCAAACCTGGTTCCCCTCAAGCAATGTTACTATTGAAAGCCAAACTTATAATTTGGGATGAGGCCCCAATGGTTAGTAGGTACTGCTATGAAGCGCTTGATAAATGCTTGGATGACATCATGAGGTGTTCTCCAACATATAGCAAAGATTTGCCATTTGGAGGAAAAGTGGTTGTACTAGGTGGAGACTTTAGACAAATTCTTCCTATCATTCTACGAGGATCGAGACAAGATATCGTTTATTCAACCGTGAATTCGTCTTACCTTTGAAAGTTTTGTCAGGTGCTCAAACTAACAAAAAACATGAGACTCTCTGTAGGAACGACTGCTTCAGATCAAGATGAGATAGAGCAATTTGGTGAGTGGTTATTGAAAGTTGGTGATGGTCTAATAGGTGACAATATGGATGGTGAATCTGAGATATGTCTTCCAGGAGATATTGTTATTCCTTCTTCGGACCAGGCATTTGATGAGTTAGTTCATTTTTCTTATCCAAATATTCTGGAAAACATGTCCTCAAAGGATTTTTTCAAAGCAAGAACTATATTGGCTCCCACACTAGACATCGTTGAAGAGGTCAACAACCATCTGATGGCTATCATTCCTGGAGGGGAAAAATTATATCTTAGTTCGGATTCCATATGTATGGATGAAGGGAATATGGAGAGTCAACTAGATCTCTATGGTCCTGAATTACTGAATAGCATAAATTGCTCTGGTTTGCCTCCACATAAATTAATACTCAAGGTTGGTGTTCCGGTGATGTTACTGAGGAATATTGACCAATCCAGTGGTCTTTGTGGTACAAGGCTACAAGTTAGGAAGCTTGGAAATCATGTCATAGAATGTGAAGTCTTAACGGGTAACAATATTGGTCATATTGCTTTGATTCCAAGAATGAATATGGTACCAACAAATGAAACTGTCCCAGTTAGATTCCAACGAAGACAGTTTCCCATAATAGTATCGTTTGCCATGACAATTAATAAGTCTCAGGGACAAACTTTATCTCATGTTGGATTGTACTTGCCCAGACCAGTTTTTACACATGGCCAACTATATGTGGCACTTTCAAGAGTTAAGAGTAAGAGAGGTTTAAAAGTTTTACTTATGAATCACGTAGGAATGTCTGCAAATTCAACTATCAATGTTGTTTATAGAGAAGTCTTTGAAAAAATAGTATTCTAatgtaaatattttaattttattttaaattctgtatcagtgtataattattttactttaaaatatataaaataattattacttccttttttaagttaaactttgattttgataataattttataaatttcttaaaataataattattttgtatttttttttaaatatcgaagcatataaatttttttcttacttttataaatttttccGTGCTGAGCACGGGTTTTTACACTAGTTAGAAACTAAATTTAATGGTTCAAATAAGCACCActaattatgttaaaaaaataatttgtaataataatgtgatttacatattaatttttttgagtaaATTCATTTCAAAATGTAGAAATTAGACTCAATTACGCTAAAATTTTAAAGGTAATATAGAATTTGACAACAAATTTAACACTCATTaaggaaataaatttatttatggcTATTtcctaattataaataataacaagacttatgaaaaaatattaatgtcaTCATTCTTATTAATTAAATCATAATATTAGGTAGTTGATAGTTTCATAGGCAgaaattattaagtaattacGTAAAAATTAGCAATGAACAAGCAATAAGAATTTAGAAAAAATCTATTATATAATACCaatttcataattaaaatatgtcaCATATCATATTCTCATATATTCTATTtattatctattctattatataaaaattaggCTTTGCACTTAATGATGGAGTTGACGTGACATGCATACTTATAAGAGTGTTTAGCGATTTgtttcttttaactcattaaatacaatttattatgataaatcaactatatcaactaattgatttgattagatatttaaatatcacataatttattataatttatatcaaattGATTTGGTAgtactttttaatttatttcttttaatgttttgttaatatttttaatttattaaatcaaattaattatactaattatctgtattaattaattaattacattaattaattaatcattaaaataaCAAATCTATGCATAAAATAGGTTATCAATATATTtttcactaataattaaatcaaatcaaatcatatatattGAGCTAAATTTAAATCATATGAATTAaggactaaaataaaataagatgattttttacttattcaaattgaatacaataaataaaattaattttattaggtAATCATAGTCTTCTGGTCTTCTATATATAGATAGccacacaaaattataaaaatcatcatttttatcacttttgctatttcaactctttttttttttttacatataaatatactCAAAATGAGAAGGTATGGATGAGTGtttcattaattatttgtttGACAAATATTATAGTATGAAAATGTCTCAATTTAGGCATTCTACCACTGCCGATAGAAGTTGAACCTGTAGTAATTCAGGATGatcatgatattttttatagtattatataaaaaaatattttttaaaatgaatataccattgtaattaattttttttgtctatcTGTTATCTTTTACCTAACAAACAATATCCATgttgaatatattattttcatcAGAAACCATACataattgattgataattctatatataaaaatactcaTATGGTAACTAAATACCATATTGTTATCTCGCTAAAGTTAATTCTCCTATGATTATGCAAATGTGATTCTCCTATGATTATGTGAATGTATAGCACTATCAGATGAAAATTGATTGGATTATATTTATGTCCAACGAGGTAGATAATCTTTTAGGCCTAATCACAATCAGAGTTGAGGAAGATTTAAAAAATGCTAACACTacaaatactttttatttttaatatccaataataatatataattaaagttAATATTATTCtgtacaaaatcataaaatgtATAGTATACTCAAAACATATCTAATACGTATTAACTGTCATTGTTTATCAATTACATTATGAAAAATctgattattaaaaaagattaaaattaacttaaatatacacaatattattttatgctttttatttttattttattatcataaaaAGTCATACATATTATAAGAGAACCTCATCTTTTTACTAACGGTTCTTCCATTCAATGGTTTTTATAAAAAGAAAGGCATAATAATATTGTGTTTGACAAGAATATATGGGATTTTGAAAGGTTGGAGCATAGATTTAGTCCTTAACATATTCGTAGATGAAGTGTAGAGTAGATAAAAATATAgctaataaaaaagaataaattactATTTGTATCCATGAAAGATACAAACGCTGACAAATGTATCGATATAAGAATAAAACGACAATTGTACCACGGAAGATAGCTTTCGTGTGCCAAAAATACCCTAACGGATCAATTGTGTAACCAACGTCCAGGTACTGTTGGCACATGGAAGCCATCTTTCATGGTTATAATTGTCGTTTTATTTCTATATGGGTACATTTGCCAGCATCTGTATATTTTATGGGTACAAATAgtaatttattcaataaaaaaataaatggttaAAGCTTTCTCAATACTAACTGTCGTAGTGTATGATATGTATTCTATCATTTTTTTGGATTTGATTAtgtctttattattatatattgttttatttaatttatgctAAAAAGACTTGTGATAATCATCTTATTATGGTAGTGTAAAAAttgtaaatattatatttacttTGTATGCTCTTAAATCTCATGTCCTTAATGGATATTTGTAACTGCgtaattattaaaagaaataattggtttaatatctattttatattctatttaaattacaataatgaataaatattttttaaataaataaagcgATTTTTCATAAAACAACGtttaaataattgtaaaattagatTATACCAAAGATAATGATAAATATCTTGATATTAGATCTGCTATAAAACAAATTTTTAGGAATATTATGTTGCATTATataatttagttatatttttttaatcttcaATCTATATTATTTAGATTGGTATATTTCTAAAAAggattat
The Arachis stenosperma cultivar V10309 chromosome 7, arast.V10309.gnm1.PFL2, whole genome shotgun sequence genome window above contains:
- the LOC130939362 gene encoding uncharacterized protein LOC130939362, with product MAGKIDRGVNNGTAPPIFKLGGQNYHRIGSLLPPDSLRPTFAQLYIYDTENEIANRIGTLRSNEAINERDRKIVAILRSMLDRYNSLAKSFRYARDRYQQENCTNIKLKLISKRTTDGRTYNLPSASEVAALIVSDVEQLSKDRDIIIESQSRKLQRIDVFHPSYLALQYPLLFPYGEDGFRLGIATSDSISARLTKKNKTITLRQFFAFRLQKRTGESPLILRSKRLFQQFLVDAYTMVESERLKFFRCKQPQLRVDKYKCLHESLINGDVDVARLGKRIILPSTFTGGPRYAGYPSYFITMTCNPEWDEIIREVTSIGLKAEDRPDILCRIFKIKLDGLIDDLKEGKIFGKILGYVCTVEFQKRGLPHAHILLFMSNEFKPQTLDDIEKHITAEIPDENERPNLYRAVQNYMVHGPCGPYNKNSPCMKNGSCSKFYPKEFRQRTLIDEAGFPKYRRTDNGRTVKKRECVLDNKFIVPYNPELLLKFGCYINVEYTCQTSSIKYLFKYVHKGNDYVTATLYNAGDPSEATQVVDKIRNYYDCRYISECEAVWRLFGYEIQEKEPFMIRLPFHLEDEQPVVYGETSNVNDIVERAISHKSMFLGWMAANMSYPYARSLTYAEFPTKFVWKNDSSKWFPRKKGFAIGRLTHVPVDNDEFTFNFDLTYLRI
- the LOC130939363 gene encoding uncharacterized protein LOC130939363, whose amino-acid sequence is MSDDEIKQLCLMDIDKILYSYGKTLKDYPLMPLATEVDNSLLTKRVIREKLNFNRDDLKKNASDMLAIATPEQRYAFDKIVTAVYCDEGGFFFVYGHGGTGKTFLWNLMSAEIHSRGDIVLNVASSGIASLLLPNGRTTHSRFKIPLNITEDSVCNIKPGSPQAMLLLKAKLIIWDEAPMVSRYCYEALDKCLDDIMRCSPTYSKDLPFGGKVVVLGGDFRQILPIILRGSRQDIVYSTVNSSYL
- the LOC130939364 gene encoding uncharacterized protein LOC130939364 produces the protein MRLSVGTTASDQDEIEQFGEWLLKVGDGLIGDNMDGESEICLPGDIVIPSSDQAFDELVHFSYPNILENMSSKDFFKARTILAPTLDIVEEVNNHLMAIIPGGEKLYLSSDSICMDEGNMESQLDLYGPELLNSINCSGLPPHKLILKVGVPVMLLRNIDQSSGLCGTRLQVRKLGNHVIECEVLTGNNIGHIALIPRMNMVPTNETVPVRFQRRQFPIIVSFAMTINKSQGQTLSHVGLYLPRPVFTHGQLYVALSRVKSKRGLKVLLMNHVGMSANSTINVVYREVFEKIVF